The genomic DNA CGTCGAACAGATCCTGGTCGACGAAAAAGATGTCGATGGCCTGGCCGACGCACTATTGCAAACGTATCGTTCGGCAGACCTGCGCGAACAGATGGGGGAACGAAATCGCGAACTTGCTGCGGAACATTTCTCGCATTCGAATGTTAAAAGAACTGAAGCGATGATGCGGGCCGCCTGCGGTCTGCCGCCGCTGGTTGAACCGGAAGCGAGTCCGGTCGAGATGCAACATGAGTCACTGACAACGTGAATAGCCCGATGAAATCCAAGCCCTACCGGATCTTGATGCTGCTCGAAAACGAGAGCGTTCCGGACGACTGCCGTGTGTTGTTGGAAGCCGAAGCGCTGATCGATGCCGGATATGCGGTGACGATCATCTGCCCAACAGGTGGGGTGACGAAGAAGGTCGACCGCATCGGAGAGATCCGCGTCTACCGGTATCCCCAAATGTGGGAGATCGGGGGCGTGCTGGGGTATCTGTTAGAGTACGGTTACAGCCTGGTCGCTGCTTTTGTCCTCTCGTGGTTCGTCCTGTTGAGGCATGGTTTCGATGCGGTTCATGTGCACACGCCGCCGGATCTGATGGGATTGGTCGCGATCTTTTTCAAGTTGTTGGGGAAGCGGTTTGTCTTCGATCATCACGACCTGTCGCCGGAGCTGTATCTGGCGCAGAAGCCGGGGCGCAGCGAGGGGACCGTTTATCGGGCGCTGCGATTTTTTGAGCGACTGTCGTGTCGCAAAGCCGATCGTTTGATCGCCACCAACGACACGCAACGCTCGATACAAATCGACCGCTGTGGAGCCGATCCCGAGGACTGCTACATCGTTCGCAACGGCCCCAACGCGTTGTTTTTGAGCGACGTTCGACCGCTCGAATCGATTCGCACGCCGGGCTGTCTCACGATTGGATATGTCGGCGTGATCGGAGTCCAAGATGGCGTCGACTTCATGGTTCGGGCGTTGCATGAAGTGAAGACGAAGCACGGCCGCGACGACTTCCGCGGCGTGATCGTTGGCAGCGGACCGGCGATCGCCGACCTCAAGCGTCTGGCCGCCAAGCTCGATCTGGCGGACAAGATCCTGTTCACGGGAATGATTCCGTTTGCCACCGTCCCGTCGCACATCGCCGCGTTTGACATCTGCCTGACTCCCGATCCCAGCAACGCCTACAACGACAGCTGCACGACGATCAAGACGATGGAATACATGGCGTTGCGAAAGCCGACGGTCTGTTTCCGCACGCGCGAGAATCAAATCACCGCCGGCGACGCGGCGGTCTACGCTGACAACAACGACATCCCCGCGTATGCCGATGCGATCGTGCAATTGATGGACGACCCGGCGCTTCGTCAGTCGATGGGGCAGAGCGCCCGCCAACGGATCGACAACGGTCTGACTTGGCAACATCAAGCTGTTCGCCTGATCGAACTCTACGACAACCTGTTCGATGTCGTTCGAGATCCCGTTCATTCCGAACCGACCGCTGCGATGGCCAGCGTCACCTAAACGAGCACTACAGTGATTTCGGGCTGCGCGGGGACATCCTGCGGCAAGCTCACTTATCTCTTCCGAACCATCGATTCCGGAGGGCGACTAGTTCAGCGTTTCGGGGCGTGTGGCCAGCAATAGCCCGGCGTTTTGCGGGGCGTTATTGAGGGTGGCGTAAAGCGCCGACGTTAGGCCTGCCCCCACCATGAATTGGCTTACTTCAGGGGCGGTCTTCAGCCGTCCCAACGGCGTGCGCAAACCAAGTTCCAGATTTTGGACCGCGGTCGCAAGCGAACGTTCCTTAGGGTCGATGGGATCAAAGAAGTCAATCACCGCGACCTCCCCTCCAGGCCGCGTGACGTCAGCGGCACGTCCGAGGATCGTGACGGCGAGGGCATCGTCGATCGTTTGCAGCAGTTCGGGGATCACGACTAGGTCGAATGGTCCCTCGGGCAGTTCGCCGCTGGTTGGGTCCGCTTCAAAGCCAGTCCATCGGTCTTGTAAATCGATACTCTCGATCATCTTCTTGGCTTCGGCCAACGCGTCGGCGTGGTCGACAGCGATGATTGTGGTTCCTGGATCTCGAAAGGCGAGGGTTGAAGTCCAAACGCCCGACCCGCACCCGATCTCCAAAATTCGTAGGTCGCGTCGTTTTTGGCCGATCTCCAACACCGCGGCGGCTTGCATGGCCAGCGGGGTCCGGGTCCATCCACGGGCGACTTGATGGCGACGAAACGCATCGCCACTTCCCGCAGGCAGATCACATCGCAACTGGTCGACTAAGCTGTCCAGGTAGTGGTCGCCCAGATCGGCGTCGTACTGCGCCAACAGGCCCAATGTTTGCGAAGCGGCATAGTGTTCGGCGTAGCGTTCGATCAATCCGGTTGCCACCAGCACGTCCAAAATCCGTGTCGCCAAGTTGGGCTGGATGTCGCACGCATCCACGAGTTCGCCAAATGTCTTTTGCCCGGTCAGCAGTTGTTGGAATAACCCCACCTCGCGCGCCGCGCGAATCGCGTGGGAAGACGCATTGATCCCAATCAGGGTCCAGTATTTTCGAATCGTTAATTCTTGCGGAATGGCCATCGTATGGTTGTGTCTTTTCGTGAGTTTTGCGGTGGTGCGGGGGGCTGCCGCGGCGGCGGCAAAAGTATATCGCACGACGTTCGATTCAGGAACGGATGGCCGGCCCACGCGTTGCCATCGATCGGATCAGTTTCGCCACTGTGACTTCAGTTCCGCCAGCCCCTCGGCTGTCGAGAGGATCGGTTCGTAGCCGAGCAGACGCCGGGCGGCGGTGATGTCGAAGTAGTGGTCTTTGGCCAGTTGAGCGGCGACAAACCGTGTCATCGGCGGTTCGCTGGTCCGTCGCGTGGCGGCGTAGAGAAGTTCCAGACCGTGCCCGATTCGATAGGCGGTGCGGTAGGAGATCGATCGTGTCGGCACATCAACTCCCGCAGCCGTTAAGATCTCCGACAGCCACGCCCAGCACGCGACCGGTTCCCCTTGGGACAGAAAGTACGCGCGGCCTGCGGCTTCGGTCGCGCCGCCGCTGATCCGATCCAAGGCCAGCAAGTGTGCGTGGGCCGCGTTGCGAACGTGGATCGTGTCGATCAGGTTTTCTCCCGAGCCGACGCGGACCAAGCGACCGGCGCGGGCGCGTTGGATCAAGCGAGGAAACAGGTGCGGATCGTCGGGAGCCCAGATCAGATGGGGGCGCAGTGCGCAGGTTAGCAGTCGTCCCGGTTGATTGGCCGCCAGGACTTCCTGTTCGGCTGCCGCTTTGGTGCGCGGATAGTGGCACAGGTAATCGTTGGGGTACGGTTCCGATTCGTCGACGCCGGTCTGGTCGTCGCCGCCGAACGTGACGCTGGGACTGCTGCAGAAGACCAAGCTGCCGATCTCTCGCTGATGGCAAGCGTCGATGACGTGCCGGGTGCCCAGCGTATTGGTTTCAAAATAGCGTTGGTACGATCCCCAGACGCCAGCGATCGCGGCGGTGTGGATCACGGCGTCGACATCTTCGGTGGCTCGCAGGACGGCGGTCTGGTTGCGGATATCGCCGCGAACCTGCTGCATCCCCGCTTCGGCAAGCTGTGGGTAATCGCGTCGTCCGAGCCCAACGACGTCGTCGCCGCGGGCGAGCAATTGGCGAACGACCTCGGCTCCTAAGAAGCCGCCACAACCGGTGACTAAAACGCGCATGAACTTCCTGGTTGCCGAGAGAGCGTTGACGGGGGGGAGGGAAAACCTAGCGGAGACCGCCGTGGTTGGGATCGACGCGCAAGTGTAACACAGCGGGATCGCGAGGCCAAAGCGTGGCCCGCCGTGCGGTCTCGCGTATCGATCCGGTTGCGACCATAATTGGACATCGGCGTGTGTCCGATAGGTGGTTGGGCAAGTGGAATCCACGTTCAGTGCAAAGGAAGTTGCGTTGCGAAACAGTAAGACTTTAGCCAAGGTGCGCGCCGGCAAACCGGTACGGATGTGTTCGTTTGGACATTTCATTCCTGCATACATTCCGATGGCGGCCGACAGCGGTTTCGACTGTGTCTGGCTGGACGCCGAGCACCGAGCGTTCACCGATCGTGAGATTCAAACGCTGTTGGCTTATTGCCATCGGTTTGACATCGACTGCATGTTACGGCCCCCCACGTTGGAAAAATCTCGGCTGTATCGCTATTTGGAAGATGGCGCCACGGGGTTGATGATCCCGCATGTTTCGACCGCGGATCGGGCCCGCGAGTTGGTCCAGGCGGTGAAGTTCCCGCCACTGGGAGACCGCGGCCAGGATGGCGTCGGGATGGATGCCGGTTTTCTGTCGCGGGGTGACGAATATGTGGAACATGCCAACCGCGAGACCTTTTTGGTCGTCCAGATCGAGACGCCGCAAGCGGTTGAAAATATCGACGCGATCGCGGCGGTTCCCGGTGTCGATGGAATGTTTATCGGTCCTGGCGATTTAGGATTACGGATTCGCCGCACGGAAACCACGGTCACGATTGCGCAGGCCAATGCCGAAGTGGCCGCTGCGGCGGCCAGGTATGGGAAATTCTGGGGCGGTCCGGGGTTGTCGCTGGAAAATATTCAACACCTTTACGGATTAGGGGCCCAAATGATCGCGCACGGCAATGACTATGATGGATTGTTGGCAATGGTCCGCAAAAGCTCCGCCGAGCTGGATGCGATCTACGATTGATTTTCGGACACCGACGCGTCGTGAACACGAAAACGGGACAGAGCACCGATGAACACCTGGATCATAGGCCGAAATCCGCTGTGCGATGTGGTCGTCGATCATGCCGATGTTGCCGACCGACATTGCCTCTTGAGACAAACCGTCGGTGGTTTTTTGTTAGACGATTTGGGGTCCAAGTGTGGAACGTTTGTCGACGAACATCGCATCACGCATCCTGTCTTGGTAACGCATGCCAGCCAGATCACTTTAGGAACGTCGACGCCGTTTGTCTGGCCCTCGGGAATTGATCCGCAGGCTGTCGCCGAAGCGTGCGAAGCCGCCGAATCCGTGCTGTTTCGCGTCGGTCGCTTTCCAGACAACGACCTCGTGCTCGACCGCGACATGATTTCAGGTCGGCATGCGGTGTTGGTCGTGCAGCGCGATCGGATCGTGATCGAGGACTTGGGATCGACGAACGGAACCGCCGTGGGGACGATCGACAATAAGATTCAATCTGCCGAAGTGCGTGAGCGCGATCGCGTTTTCTTCGGCTCGTTCAGCATCATGGTCACCCATCTGTTGGCGATGTCGCGAAAGACGAAGCCCCCCGAAACTGTCATCGAACAACCGGTGGAAATTCAGGCGGCGAAAGTTCACAGCAAGTTCCCGATCAAGCGATCGATGCAGGCGGCTGCGGGATTGTTGGCGATCGTCGGGGCCTTCCAACTCGTGCGCACCGGGCTTCGAGATCCGGTCGCGACGCCACCATCGGGACCGACGTCGCCGGTTGCGGCGTCCTTGCCGCCAGCGAAAGTTCTTGCCGTGCCGCCATCGGCGGTGCCCGATGAAAAGGCCGATCTGTTGGCGACTCGCGAAAAAGATCAGACAGCCGGTCCGATGACGCTAAGCGATGCCGCCGATGCATTGTTTATGGTGATCGTGACGGGCGATTCCAAACAAATTGCATTTCATATCGGAACGGCTTGGCTGGCCGAAGCCGATCGCTTGGTGACCAGCGGAGCGGTCGTTTCGGCGATCAAAGAACAAGACGACAGCGGATTTTCGCACGTCCAGGTGGTGCAAACTTCTAGCGGCAATTCGTTTGATGTTGCTACCGTAAGCCTGGATGCGGATCTGGCTAAAGCAAAGGCCGAATATGCCCGTGGCCGCCAACTTTACAGCGAACTTCAAGCGGAAATGAAAGCCTTGCAGTTACGCGGTGATAGCGCTGATCGACTCGAAGAAGCGCGCCGCGAATCTCAAGCGATCATCGAAGCCGGACTACAATCGACGTCGATTCGCGCCAGTTTGAATGTCGGTTGGCTGGAACTCACCAATCCGGTTCCCGAAGCGCAACCGGCACAGTTGGCCAACGATTCAGATTTGAAAGTCGGGCAACGATTGCATATGCATGCCGCCCCGTTCCAACTGGAGAACCCCGCTTGGGATCCGGCCAATACCATGGAGCCTCATGGAATTGTGGTCCGTGTGGAAGAGCGGATCGTATCGCCTAACAAGAAAGCACCGGACCGTTGGCTAATGTCGATGGCGTCGTCGGGACCGCCCCAAAGCTACGTCGGCAGTCCGATCCTGACTCGGCAGGGACACGTGGTCGCGATGTTCTCACGCCCGATGGTCGATGGAGCCGAGAACGATTCGCCGTACCTGTTCGAAGCGGTCTCCGTGCAGTGTGTTTCGCCCGCCGCGAAATGATCGGGGGGGGGCGGCGAGAGAGCCAACGTCCACCTACGTTGTTTCGGACGCGGCGACGGGCGCGTCGCGATGCTCTTCGACCAGCGAAATCACCGTGTCGCCTTTTTTCGGCTGGATCGGTTTATCGTCGGTGTTGATACTGACCATCCCTGTCGGATCGATTTTGAACAGCAAAACGGCGTGGTTATCATAGGTCGTCTTGAGGCTTTCCAATGAAAACGTCTCGGTCAGCTTGTTCGTTTTAAAGATCGCGCCGTCCTCGATCCGCTGTTGCATGTACGCGCTTGTCAATTCGCTGTTAAACAGGCTGCGACCACGCAAGTGATGCGACAGGGCTCGTGTCGAGTTCTGTTTCTTATTTTTAGACGCCAACTGAAACGTGTTTTCGCTTCCGAAGATGCCACGGAATTGTTGAACCGCCAACGCATTGACTTCGTCGTTGGGAGTCATCGCCAGCAGCCGACCGATCCCTGAAAAATCAAGGTTCTCCAAGGCGTGATCGCTGACGATGTTCACGCATTCGGCCTGCAAGCCGTCGACGCGGGCAAGGCTGACCTTGCTGTAGTTGGTGTCGCATAGCATGACCTTAACATTTTTGGCGTGCAGCGAGCGTGCTAGGGCGCGTATCCATGGATCGGCGCCGAGGATCAGCAGTCCCTGCGGAGTCGGTTCGGCGATCTTCAGCCATCGCGCCAGCGGCGCGGCGGACAGACCGTAGATGAAGACCGTCCCAACGATCACCAAAAAGGTGACCGAATCCAAAGCGTTCGCTCCCGCCGGCAGCGGCCCCGAATTCATCAGTTGCAACTTCAGTGCAAACACACTGGCGACCGCGGCGGCGACGATACCGCGCGGGGCGACAAACGCGACGAAGGTTCGTTCGGCCATCGTCAAGCGCGTGCCAATCGTCGCGACAAAGACCGATAAGGGGCGGATCACCAAGACCAATGCGAGTACAAAGGCGACACCCGGCCAGCCGATATTGCTGATCGCTTGCAGGTCCAATCGCGATCCGAGCACGATGAACAAACATCCGATCAGCAGGACCTGCAGATGCTCCTTGAATTCGATGATGTGTTCGATCGCAACACGTTTCTGGTTTGCCAGCAGGATTCCCAGCAGCGTCACGGTGACCAGCCCCGATTCTTCGGCCAGGGCGTTGCTGATCGCAAACAGCAGCAACGCAAGGGCGAGCGAGAGGACGCCTTGCAGGTGATCGGGCAACCAATAGCGGCGGATGCTAAGCACGAGAAACCACGCCCCCACGCTGCCGAACAACAGTCCGACACCGATCGTTTTGGCCAGCAGCACCAAACCAGAGATCATCGAAAATTCATCGGCGCCGAGAAACAGTTCGTCGAAGACCAGGACAGCCAAGAGGGCACCGACTGGATCGATGACGATCCCCTCCCATTTCAGCACGCTGCTGACCCGCGCTGATGGCCGAATCTGACGCAACAGAGGCCCCACAACCGTTGGACCGGTGACGATCAGAATCGCCCCAAGCAAGAGCGAAACGCGAAAGTCAAAGCCGAGGATGAAGTGCGCTGCGATCGCTGTGGTAAGCATCGTGATCGTGCTGCCGACGACCAGCAAACGGACCACCGATTTACTCGATTGCCGGAACTCGGTGAAACGGAGCGTCAGTCCACCTTCGAACAGGATCACCGCGACCGACAACGAAACGATCGGGAACAAGATCCGCGGCACATCTTTGGGATCGCCGTTCATCAGTTCGGCCATCAAGGTATCCAGCGGGACAAATTGTCCCAGCAGGATACCCATGCACAACAGCAACAAGATGCCGGGCAGGCGCGTTCGCCATGCAATCCATTGCGAAAGGACGCCCAGCGTCGGGACCAAGGCGAGATACAGCAGCAGATCCATGGAGAGTTCCGTCTTGGCAAGGCGTTGTAAAACGCAAGAGAATCCGAGCTTTAAACGCTGTTATTGCTCTTGATCGATTTTAGTTCCAGTTCGCAGATCTGCAGCGCATCGGCAGCCAACTGGCCCGCCAACGCCCCGGGATCTTTCCCCGCCAGCACATCGGCAGCCGTCTGAACTTCGATCACAAACGCGTCGGCAGGATCTCCCGATCCCAATTCGGGCCGCTCGATCTTTCCGCCTTCGTGGATGATCTTCACTGGCATCAATTCGGTGCCGTCGTCGAAGCCGGCGAACTCAAATTGAATCGTCGCCCGTTCGAAATGAACTTCGTATCCGTGCGTGAACGGGCGGCCGTGTTGGTCGATCGTGCCGCCACCAACCGAAACGATCACATCGGGATCGTCGTAGGTCATCATCGATTCAAAATACGAAGCGGTCTCGCCACGCATCCGGCCTCGGCTGATGACTTCCTTGGGCATCCCAAACAACAGACGCAGCAAGTGGGCGTCGTGAACATGCAGGTCGATCAACGGACCGCCCACTTTTTCTGGATTGTAGAAATCGGGGTTCCAGTCGACCGGACCGATCACGCGTTTGAAGCGGCCACCCAAGCACTTGCCGTATTTTCCCGATTGCTGCGCGTCGACCAGCAGACGGAACTCGGGCAGGTAAGCCAAAACGTGAGCGACCATCAGGTGCAAGCCCTTCGATTCGGCCAGTGCGACCAGGCTCGCGGCATCGTCGGCGTTCAGCGCCAACGGCTTTTCGCACAACACGTGCTTGCCAGCTTCCAGGCACTTGCGGACCGCATCGACATGCAGATGAACCGGCAGGCAGATGTCGATCAGATCGATCGAATCGTTCTCCAACATCTCGTCCAGCGTTTCGTAGACCGATAGGTCGCTGACATCGATCTGTTTGCCGGGAGGTCCAAAGTTGCCTTGGATGCCGGTCCAGTCGCCGCCGCGTCGCTGCGGATCACGCGTGCAAAAGGCAACCAGTTCGGCACCGGTGGCGCGTTGATAGGCGAGGTAATGGATCCAGCCCATAAAGCCGATGCCTGCGATTCCTGCACGCATAATATGTTAACTCCGAAGTTGATTAACTGAGGAAACCGTCGATGAAACGACGTGGGTAAAGGCGGTAGGCAGCCGATAAAATCAAGCGTCCAGTTTTTCAAACCGCTCGGCTGCAGCATCCCATGGATCAGGATCTTGCGGTTCGTAGACGACGGGTTGGAAACTGTCGCGAATCAATTGGCGTCCTTCTTGGATCGAGCCGATTTGCCCCAGTCCAACCATCTGCATGACGATGTTGCCGATCGCCGTCGCTTCGACCGGACCGGCTAGCACGCGGCGGCGACAAGCATCCGCTGTCATCTGGCACAGCAACGCGTTTTGGGCTCCGCCACCCAAGATATGGATCGTGTTGATCGTTGTTCCCGTTAGCGATTCGAGCCAGCCGAGGCAGGTCCGGTAACGGAGCGCCAGCCCTTCCAAGGCACCTCGGAAAAGGACGCCGTTGTCGGCGGCGGATGGTTGTCCGGTTCGGTTTGCAAATGCGGCGATCGCATCGACCATGCAGGCCGGGGCTGCGAAGTCGGGGCAGTCGGGATCGATCAGTAATTGGAACGGCTTCGCGTCGGCAGCCGCTTGAACCATGCTGGGCCAGTCCAGCGTTTGACCGCGTCGTTCTAGCGAGGCTTTGATCTGTTGGAAGATCCACAACCCGCCGATGTTCTTCAGCAACCGCGTGCTCCCTTGAACGCCACCCTCGTTGGTGAAGTTCAATTCGGCACAGCGATCGTTGATCAGCGGTTCGGGAATCTCGCAGCCCATCAACGACCAGGTGCCGCTGCTGATGTAGCACCAATCGGGCTGAGCCGGTGCGAAGTTGTCCGCGGGTACGGCGACGACAGCCGATCCGGTATCGTGAGTCGC from Rosistilla carotiformis includes the following:
- a CDS encoding NAD-dependent epimerase/dehydratase family protein; translated protein: MRVLVTGCGGFLGAEVVRQLLARGDDVVGLGRRDYPQLAEAGMQQVRGDIRNQTAVLRATEDVDAVIHTAAIAGVWGSYQRYFETNTLGTRHVIDACHQREIGSLVFCSSPSVTFGGDDQTGVDESEPYPNDYLCHYPRTKAAAEQEVLAANQPGRLLTCALRPHLIWAPDDPHLFPRLIQRARAGRLVRVGSGENLIDTIHVRNAAHAHLLALDRISGGATEAAGRAYFLSQGEPVACWAWLSEILTAAGVDVPTRSISYRTAYRIGHGLELLYAATRRTSEPPMTRFVAAQLAKDHYFDITAARRLLGYEPILSTAEGLAELKSQWRN
- a CDS encoding HpcH/HpaI aldolase family protein — its product is MRNSKTLAKVRAGKPVRMCSFGHFIPAYIPMAADSGFDCVWLDAEHRAFTDREIQTLLAYCHRFDIDCMLRPPTLEKSRLYRYLEDGATGLMIPHVSTADRARELVQAVKFPPLGDRGQDGVGMDAGFLSRGDEYVEHANRETFLVVQIETPQAVENIDAIAAVPGVDGMFIGPGDLGLRIRRTETTVTIAQANAEVAAAAARYGKFWGGPGLSLENIQHLYGLGAQMIAHGNDYDGLLAMVRKSSAELDAIYD
- a CDS encoding FHA domain-containing protein; the encoded protein is MNTWIIGRNPLCDVVVDHADVADRHCLLRQTVGGFLLDDLGSKCGTFVDEHRITHPVLVTHASQITLGTSTPFVWPSGIDPQAVAEACEAAESVLFRVGRFPDNDLVLDRDMISGRHAVLVVQRDRIVIEDLGSTNGTAVGTIDNKIQSAEVRERDRVFFGSFSIMVTHLLAMSRKTKPPETVIEQPVEIQAAKVHSKFPIKRSMQAAAGLLAIVGAFQLVRTGLRDPVATPPSGPTSPVAASLPPAKVLAVPPSAVPDEKADLLATREKDQTAGPMTLSDAADALFMVIVTGDSKQIAFHIGTAWLAEADRLVTSGAVVSAIKEQDDSGFSHVQVVQTSSGNSFDVATVSLDADLAKAKAEYARGRQLYSELQAEMKALQLRGDSADRLEEARRESQAIIEAGLQSTSIRASLNVGWLELTNPVPEAQPAQLANDSDLKVGQRLHMHAAPFQLENPAWDPANTMEPHGIVVRVEERIVSPNKKAPDRWLMSMASSGPPQSYVGSPILTRQGHVVAMFSRPMVDGAENDSPYLFEAVSVQCVSPAAK
- a CDS encoding cation:proton antiporter: MDLLLYLALVPTLGVLSQWIAWRTRLPGILLLLCMGILLGQFVPLDTLMAELMNGDPKDVPRILFPIVSLSVAVILFEGGLTLRFTEFRQSSKSVVRLLVVGSTITMLTTAIAAHFILGFDFRVSLLLGAILIVTGPTVVGPLLRQIRPSARVSSVLKWEGIVIDPVGALLAVLVFDELFLGADEFSMISGLVLLAKTIGVGLLFGSVGAWFLVLSIRRYWLPDHLQGVLSLALALLLFAISNALAEESGLVTVTLLGILLANQKRVAIEHIIEFKEHLQVLLIGCLFIVLGSRLDLQAISNIGWPGVAFVLALVLVIRPLSVFVATIGTRLTMAERTFVAFVAPRGIVAAAVASVFALKLQLMNSGPLPAGANALDSVTFLVIVGTVFIYGLSAAPLARWLKIAEPTPQGLLILGADPWIRALARSLHAKNVKVMLCDTNYSKVSLARVDGLQAECVNIVSDHALENLDFSGIGRLLAMTPNDEVNALAVQQFRGIFGSENTFQLASKNKKQNSTRALSHHLRGRSLFNSELTSAYMQQRIEDGAIFKTNKLTETFSLESLKTTYDNHAVLLFKIDPTGMVSINTDDKPIQPKKGDTVISLVEEHRDAPVAASETT
- a CDS encoding class I SAM-dependent methyltransferase, which codes for MAIPQELTIRKYWTLIGINASSHAIRAAREVGLFQQLLTGQKTFGELVDACDIQPNLATRILDVLVATGLIERYAEHYAASQTLGLLAQYDADLGDHYLDSLVDQLRCDLPAGSGDAFRRHQVARGWTRTPLAMQAAAVLEIGQKRRDLRILEIGCGSGVWTSTLAFRDPGTTIIAVDHADALAEAKKMIESIDLQDRWTGFEADPTSGELPEGPFDLVVIPELLQTIDDALAVTILGRAADVTRPGGEVAVIDFFDPIDPKERSLATAVQNLELGLRTPLGRLKTAPEVSQFMVGAGLTSALYATLNNAPQNAGLLLATRPETLN
- a CDS encoding Gfo/Idh/MocA family protein — translated: MRAGIAGIGFMGWIHYLAYQRATGAELVAFCTRDPQRRGGDWTGIQGNFGPPGKQIDVSDLSVYETLDEMLENDSIDLIDICLPVHLHVDAVRKCLEAGKHVLCEKPLALNADDAASLVALAESKGLHLMVAHVLAYLPEFRLLVDAQQSGKYGKCLGGRFKRVIGPVDWNPDFYNPEKVGGPLIDLHVHDAHLLRLLFGMPKEVISRGRMRGETASYFESMMTYDDPDVIVSVGGGTIDQHGRPFTHGYEVHFERATIQFEFAGFDDGTELMPVKIIHEGGKIERPELGSGDPADAFVIEVQTAADVLAGKDPGALAGQLAADALQICELELKSIKSNNSV
- a CDS encoding rhamnulokinase, giving the protein MASAPVHLAVDLGASSGRVLAGCIEEGQLKLSELHRFANDPVHVQGRMYWNLLGLWQEIRKGLSLAAASEAKVLSVGVDTWGVDYVFLDANGDLIGPGYHYRDARTRGMFPKAFERVAREEIFAETGLQFMELNTAYQLLAARLENSPVLDIAHQMLMIPDFFHWLLTGKAAIEYTNATTTQLYNTQQQGWSQKLLKAFDLPTRVFSDVVQPGTVLGPILGGQGGVPGLEGVPVVLPATHDTGSAVVAVPADNFAPAQPDWCYISSGTWSLMGCEIPEPLINDRCAELNFTNEGGVQGSTRLLKNIGGLWIFQQIKASLERRGQTLDWPSMVQAAADAKPFQLLIDPDCPDFAAPACMVDAIAAFANRTGQPSAADNGVLFRGALEGLALRYRTCLGWLESLTGTTINTIHILGGGAQNALLCQMTADACRRRVLAGPVEATAIGNIVMQMVGLGQIGSIQEGRQLIRDSFQPVVYEPQDPDPWDAAAERFEKLDA
- a CDS encoding glycosyltransferase family 4 protein; the protein is MKSKPYRILMLLENESVPDDCRVLLEAEALIDAGYAVTIICPTGGVTKKVDRIGEIRVYRYPQMWEIGGVLGYLLEYGYSLVAAFVLSWFVLLRHGFDAVHVHTPPDLMGLVAIFFKLLGKRFVFDHHDLSPELYLAQKPGRSEGTVYRALRFFERLSCRKADRLIATNDTQRSIQIDRCGADPEDCYIVRNGPNALFLSDVRPLESIRTPGCLTIGYVGVIGVQDGVDFMVRALHEVKTKHGRDDFRGVIVGSGPAIADLKRLAAKLDLADKILFTGMIPFATVPSHIAAFDICLTPDPSNAYNDSCTTIKTMEYMALRKPTVCFRTRENQITAGDAAVYADNNDIPAYADAIVQLMDDPALRQSMGQSARQRIDNGLTWQHQAVRLIELYDNLFDVVRDPVHSEPTAAMASVT